A section of the Camelus dromedarius isolate mCamDro1 chromosome 14, mCamDro1.pat, whole genome shotgun sequence genome encodes:
- the PDE4B gene encoding 3',5'-cyclic-AMP phosphodiesterase 4B isoform X4 yields the protein METLEELDWCLDQLETIQTYRSVSEMASNKFKRMLNRELTHLSEMSRSGNQVSEYISNTFLDKQNDVEIPSPTQKDREKKKKQQLMTQISGVKKLMHSSSLNNTSISRFGVNTENEDHLAKELEDLNKWGLNIFNVAGYSHNRPLTCIMYAIFQERDLLKTFKISSDTFVTYMMTLEDHYHPDVAYHNSLHAADVAQSTHVLLSTPALDAVFTDLEILAAIFAAAIHDVDHPGVSNQFLINTNSELALMYNDESVLENHHLAVGFKLLQEEHCDIFQNLTKKQRQTLRKMVIDMVLATDMSKHMSLLADLKTMVETKKVTSSGVLLLDNYTDRIQVLRNMVHCADLSNPTKSLELYRQWTDRIMEEFFQQGDKERERGMEISPMCDKHTASVEKSQVGFIDYIVHPLWETWADLVQPDAQDILDTLEDNRNWYQSMIPQSPSPPLDEQNRDCQGLMEKFQFELTLEEEDSEGPEKEGEGHSYFGSTKTLCVIDPENRDSLGETDVDTATEDKSPIDT from the exons TTCAAAAGAATGCTGAACCGGGAGCtgacacatctctcagaaatgagccgaTCAGGGAACCAGGTGTCTGAATACATCTCAAATACTTTCTTAG ACAAGCAGAATGACGTGGAGATTCCATCTCCCACCCAGAAAGAccgggagaaaaagaaaaagcaacagctCATGACACAGATAAGTGGAGTGAAAAAACTGATGCATAGTTCGAGCTTAAATAACACAAGCATCTCCCGCTTCGGAGTCAACACGGAAAATGAAGATCACCTGGCCAAG GAGCTGGAAGACCTGAACAAATGGGGCCTTAACATCTTCAACGTGGCTGGCTACTCACACAATAGGCCCCTCACGTGCATCATGTACGCCATATTCCAG GAAAGAGACCTcctaaagacatttaaaatctcATCCGACACATTCGTCACCTACATGATGACTCTGGAGGACCATTACCATCCTGACGTGGCGTATCATAACAGCCTGCATGCTGCTGACGTCGCCCAGTCAACCCACGTTCTCCTTTCCACGCCAGCGTTAGAT GCCGTCTTCACAGATTTGGAAATCCTGGCCGCCATCTTCGCAGCTGCTATCCATGACGTTGACCATCCTGGAGTCTCCAATCAGTTTCTCATCAACACAA ATTCGGAACTTGCTTTGATGTATAATGATGAATCTGTGTTGGAAAACCATCACCTTGCCGTGGGTTTCAAACTCCTACAAGAAGAACACTGTGACATCTTCCAGAACCTCACCAAGAAGCAGCGTCAGACGCTCAGGAAGATGGTGATTGACATG GTGTTAGCAACTGATATGTCCAAACACATGAGCTTGCTGGCAGACCTGAAGACAATGGTAGAAACAAAGAAAGTTACAAGTTCTGGTGTCCTTCTCCTGGACAACTATACTGACCGTATACAG GTCCTTCGCAACATGGTACACTGTGCCGACCTGAGCAACCCCACCAAGTCCTTGGAACTGTATCGGCAATGGACGGATCGCATCATGGAGGAATTTTTCCAGCAGGGAGACAAAGAGCGAGAGAGGGGAATGGAGATCAGCCCCATGTGTGATAAGCACACAGCTTCTGTGGAAAAATCCCAG GTGGGTTTCATCGACTACATTGTCCATCCTCTGTGGGAGACCTGGGCGGATCTGGTACAGCCCGATGCCCAGGACATCCTGGATACATTAGAAGACAATAGGAACTGGTACCAGAGCATGATACCCCAGAGTCCCTCCCCACCACTGGATGAGCAGAACAGAGACTGCCAGGGTCTGATGGAGAAGTTTCAGTTTGAACTGACCCTCGAAGAGGAGGATTCTGAAGGGCCCGAAAAAGAAGGGGAGGGCCACAGCTATTTCGGCAGCACAAAGACACTTTGTGTGATCGATCCGGAAAATCGAGATTCGCTGGGAGAGACTGATGTAGACACTGCAACAGAGGACAAGTCTCCGATCGACACATAA